From the Helianthus annuus cultivar XRQ/B chromosome 17, HanXRQr2.0-SUNRISE, whole genome shotgun sequence genome, the window ATAAGTTGACTTttgataataattgttcttttCACTCTGATCTTGTCTTCCGGATTTATTGTTACATTCTCGCTTAAAATGTCTTTTTTCTCTGCACCGGAAACACGtaacttttgatttatcaaatcctattGGAGATTTACCaacatcacgaagatcatctctaccAGTAACTTGtgtaaacttttctgctcttctaAATGCACTGGCTAGacaccacttgatatccatcaaatcaagctcttctgcatcaatttggtcataatcctctttgctaagcataggatttccaattcttcctgcaatcaGACTTTCATATGACTCTAACATAGTAGCAAGTGATGCCATATGTTGTTTTGCAACTTCTGGAGAAAGATTGTGAccattttgaaaattcaaagtgaCATTGCATTGCAGATTTTGACCGTTGAAATTTGTTGAAGTTTTTGACTGGGAACTTGAAGTTGTAAAATtcggatcaaaacttgaataCGAAGATAACTTTTCATCACTTTGAGTCACATTACTACCCTTTGTTCCAGATGAACTATCAGCATTGAAACCAGTCTGAATCTTAGGACTTGGAGTAACTTCAAATTTGTTTCCCCTATAATACAAactgacatcttgttgagcatttggattcGTCATGATAGCAGCTTTCTGAATTTCCAATTCATGGtcttcaattttctgaatgaaCTGTGCCAAATTCATATTCTCAGACTTCCTCAATTGTTTCAAAATCATCAAGTAAgttccccacttatgctgtggtaGCGCTTCAGCAAGTTTATCAACCCACTCCTCATCATCTTTCTTTatatccaatcttcccatttccaaaacaagatgacaatatctgtcGATGGTCATTTTTGTTGATTCACCTTtgaaagctacaaacatatcaaatgatttcttcagtAATGCCTTTCTGTTTTTAATCATATCTGCACTTCCTTTGAACTTTTGAATCAATGCATTCCAAATCGATCTAGCAGTaccctcatgttgaagcaaaacaaagatatcttCCTTTACCGCTTGTTGtagaagactaatcatcattttctcacttgtaTACTTCAATTTATCACTCtctgaaaaatcacaaaaagctTTTTCAAGCCCACGCTCGTTTTTCGGTTTCTCGTAGTCTTTGTTTAAAGCAcaccatgcatcaaacttgtatgcttgcacccagttctcaaatctaTTTTGCCAACCTTTAAAATCTTCAATGAAAATTAGCTTAGGTGGTTTTTGGTaagttcctgtctcattttcACCGTACAATGTTTCGGCAGCAGTAACAGGAGCAATCGGTGTcgcaaacgcattgtaaaattcctcttccatgtttcagCAAATTTTTCACAAAATTACAAGTTCAAACGAAATATCAATCCAAGCGAAAATACTCCTCAAACGAAATTGCCTGCACaacagtttcaaacgaaattataagTTTCAAACGGAATACCACTCTCAAACAGAATTAGTAATTCCACGCGGAATTACTTCACACGAAATTACACTTTAAAACGAAATTaactatttcaagcgaaatcaggtaatTTCGTATGAAAATGTCAAACGAAATTACAGATTCGAACGAAATTAGTTAATCTCGTGCGGAATTAGGTAATTTCGTGTGGAACggctcaaacgaaattacacttTGATGCGAAATTataaatttcaagcgaaattaggtaatttcgtttgaaatcaagCTGTGATTCCGTACGAAATTATGCTGACGTCATCAACCTCGAtctgattttcaagcggaattactgaTTTTAACAATTTTATGACGAATTAAGATtcaattttctcaaggatttaTTAAAATACTGTTTCGCACTTAATATGTGAAATTCAagacattttgaccgtgaaaactagttcaatttcaaaaagaaggtgtagaagtcagaaattatggctgttttggcaagaactcttcctcctgagctctgataccacttgtaggatcgttccatgacccaaacgagtcaatcagaagagttctaatctgtttcaaaggcggaaacaatGAAACAGACTT encodes:
- the LOC110924545 gene encoding uncharacterized protein LOC110924545, whose protein sequence is MEEEFYNAFATPIAPVTAAETLYGENETGTYQKPPKLIFIEDFKGWQNRFENWVQAYKFDAWCALNKDYEKPKNERGLEKAFCDFSESDKLKYTSEKMMISLLQQAVKEDIFVLLQHEGTARSIWNALIQKFKGSADMIKNRKALLKKSFDMFVAFKGESTKMTIDRYCHLVLEMGRLDIKKDDEEWVDKLAEALPQHKWGTYLMILKQLRKSENMNLAQFIQKIEDHELEIQKAAIMTNPNAQQDVSLYYRGNKFEVTPSPKIQTGFNADSSSGTKGSNVTQSDEKLSSYSSFDPNFTTSSSQSKTSTNFNGQNLQCNVTLNFQNGHNLSPEVAKQHMASLATMLESYESFSWDKYVQENPHLSSAFVARILEETSFKSKPKTMSIFPELGVDADTDDEEEYIEKAKRGLDTDSFNLFFVEKIEMLKEKRAARLKKEWEETEARKAAEEKAKAKVEAKKAEVEGSSTKEAEGQKAEIESEEPVVEKIIEKIVEVEKLVEVEKLVEVEKVVEVEKIVEDEKVVEIEKIVEVIQPRQKCLESCKHCEEKDKKISELEVLKENLLSDVKYVKESYDVLNRTVDGLNKQIEKLMLL